CCacaaaacttccataaaacaaaATATTGGTAATATTTTGCTGATGGGTCATGGCTTCCAAACTGCCAATGTTAGCATGAATGTAACCATTCAAATGGTTTTCTGCTAGGTCCAAAACTTGTAAAGAACCCATATTGAAAAGTGCCAAGGGAATTTCTCCTGAAAAGTTATTTGACCTCAAGCTAAGTATTCTAAGATGAGGGAAAGCTTCTGCAATCCAAGGCGGTATATTTCCTGTGAACCTGTTGTTTGCCAAGTCTAAAGTTTCCAAAGATGAAACACTCTGAAGAGAATGGATTTCTCCTGATAAACTGTTTTTGCCTaagtgaaggatttgaagaccAAACAACTTACCCATTGAACTAGGAATCCCTCCAGACAAATTGTTGTTCTGAAAGTCTACAATTTGGAGATCAAAACAATTCCCTATGCTTAAAGGAATGCTTCCtgtcaaattattttttgaaagatCCAACACTTCAAGGCTATATCCAATTGAGCCCAGGGAATCTGGGATTGCACCATTCAACTGGTTACCAGAAAGAGATAAGAATTCTACACTTGTCATAATTTGACCAATATTGTTTGGTATAGAACCAGAGAATTGGTTATTAGAAAGATCTAGTATTGAGACATCAAAAAGAGGAATGGGTCCTTCCAAGTGGTTGTTGCTCAAATCAACCATAAACGCACCTAGTCCAACATTCAACAATTTTGGCAAACGACCCACTAAATGATTGGAAGAAACATCTAAATGATAGAAAGAGCCAGATATGCTCCAAAACCAGTTGGGAATGGAGCCTGAAATACTACAGTTTGAGAGAAGTAAAAATCTTATTTCTTTTTGAGATCTAAGCCAAAAAGGAAAGGAAGGACCGGAATGGCATGACCTGATATCTAGCACATGAAGCTGGAATGGAGGGACCCAATTGGAACTGATATTGAAAATGAGTGAGTTTCTATACAAGAACAAGGACTTCAGTTTACTTAACATCAGAAAATGTGCTTCTGTGATAACACTTGTCAATTCATTGATAGAAACATCAAGGAAGTACAACTCAGAGAGAAGTCCTAAGCTATCTGGGAGAGTACCATTTAGCTTATTTGAGCTCAGACTAAGAAAAGCTAAATGCTGCAAATTTCCAATGGCAGCAGGGATCAGACCATGAAGCAAGTTATAATCCAAAGAGAGATGAGTAAGATTTTTTAGCCTGCCAATGGAGTTTGGAATCTCACCTTTGATATCATTATGTGACAAATCCAGATGAAAGAGAGACGTCATGTTTCCAAGGGAAGCAGGAAGCCTCCCATGTAATTTGTTGACAGAAAAATCTAGAAATTCAATCTTTTCCCAGCTTCCATGGAAGAGTTGTGAGCAACTTGCTGAGAGATTTTCGTTGCCATTAAGTTTTAGTGACTTCAAATTTGGCAGTTCACTAAAACCTAGTGGAATCCTTCCACGCAGGCTGCCATGGCTGATGTCGACAGATACAAGGCTGCTAACATTTGCAAGCCAATTTGGTAACTTAGAATGAAAGTGGTTGCATGTGAAATGAAAGTCACATGCAAGATCTAGGACTGCAAGTGAAGTAAAATTAAGAGAAGGAAGAGTATACATGAAATTGGATAAGCCGCAACCAGCTAAATGCAGCTCGGCTAAAAATGGAAGCTTGTTTAACGCCATAACCCATTCTGCTCCAACCTTTGAAAGGTCTACATAATTCATAGACAAATATTTTAGCGAGACAAGACCACTCACCCAATCAAGATTATCAACATTTAAACCATATGAAGAGACATCAAGAATCTGCAAGCTGGAGAGGTTTCCAAGAGTTGGAGGGATTGCACCACTAAACCCAGCAGATGCTAGGTTTAGATATTGCAATTTCTCCAAAAAGGAGAAGGAATCAGGAATTGAGCAATTGAATAAGTTGGAACTCAAATCCAGATGTGTCAAGAACTTGAGTTTTGAGAATGAGGGTCTAATCTCCCCACCCAAAACAAGGCTGGAGAGGTTAATGGAAATTACAGCTCCAGTGGCATTGTCACAGGCTATGCCCAGCCATTGACAGCAATTGCTTCCATGCCATGAGAAAAGCTGGTTCATTGGATCTTCAAGACCCATTTTGAAGTCAAGCAGAACTTCTCTATCAGCTTCATTGCAGTGCACCAGTTGAGCAGTTCCACCAGATACTAATTCTcctgcaaaaagaaacaatataaaaagaaatggaGAGGTCTCCATAAACATTATCAAAAGGGAAAATTTTCCAGGAAAACTGATGAAGAGAGTTTCAGATTGAGGATActtaaaaggaagaaaaggaagcAATTTCTGCAGTTTTTGAATCTTTAATTGACTAGAAACAGATGTGTCGTGAGTTGAGGTTTATGCCTATTATCCacctcattttattttattttatttttaaaatattgctATAATAAAttgtcaaattaaaaataattataatagtaaATTGTAAACCCAATgataattacattaaaattgaACTATTTTGAAAAagcgaaattttatttttaaatgttttatgatgcttcTTCAAAAGCTTCTTTAAgtaaaattttgtaatttaatttataataaaaaagattttattatatcactccattattaaaaatgatgtttttttttatattacggTTGATAAATTCTAACatgatatttaaaaatcaattagtaataattttgaaaaattaatgaaatttaaatatataaattaaaatataatttttactaaatattaaaaaataaattataatatatcaaTAACATTTAACGATggtgataaaaaattttcactttactttcatgagattttttaattacaaattaaaatacAGAATTTtgcttaaaaatatattaaattacaagataatttttttaattattcctATTTTTAATCGCGTCCTAACATTTGATAGTGGCTTTTTTttcaaaagttattttattttttaagtatcAAAAGGAAAATTAATGCGTACAATACAATCTCTCATTAGAAAAATGATAATGCTTTTGGACTATGAAagatccaatcaattttcagtttCTTGGACTCGACAATTTAACAACCACCATATCTACATAAGCAAAGTAGACACCACCCCAGGTTCTTTTGATTGCAAATGTCAAAAAAGGAAGCAGCAAACCGACACCAAATCCCAATCCAATGCTGAAGTAAAACCATTTATCAATAAACCCATTATCTTCCTCTGCCTCATCTTCCCCTCCAACATATGAACTATTGTTTGACTCATCACCTGGACACTTCAAAGCAAGAGGATTTCCACAAAGACCTGAATTTCCAGCAAATGATGATGCACTAAAAGTTGTCATCTGACCTTGATATGGAATTCTGCCTCACAAGTTATTGCTTGACAGATTCAAACTTCCCAAAAATGTCATTGAAGACATGCTCTCGGGAACAGGACCAGAAAGCATATTACTTGAGAGATCAAGAGATAACAACTGATTCAATTCTGAAATGTTTTTAGGAATCCGGCCGCTAATATGGTTTCTTGACAGGTTCAAAACCACCAAACCAACTAACTTTGTTATTTCTTTCGGAATCTCTCCATGCAGTATGCAGATCATTTCCAGAAAGATTTATGCTGGTTAGAAGGGCGAGAGTCTTGGTGTACCGCAGTTCAAGCCCATTTTTCATTGCATATATGTATTCGTGGTACGTGTACTGCTTAACACTTTGGTAAAACAAAGTATCCTTAAAGTTTTGCTGATGGGTCATGGCTTTCAGACTACCAATGGTAGCATGAATGGAACCATTCAAATAGTTTTCTGCTAGGTCCAAAACTTGTAAAGAACCCATATTAAAAAGTGCCAAGGGAAGTTCTCCAGAAAAGTTATTTGACCTCAAGCTAAGTATTCTAAGAGATGGAAAAGCTTCTCCAATCCAAGGTGGTATATTTCCTGTGAACCTGTTGTTTGACAAGTCTAAAGTTACCAAATGTGAAAAATTCTGAAGAGAATGGATCTCTCCTGATAATCTGTTCTTGCCTAAGTGAAGTGTTTGAAGAACATGCAACTCAGCCATTGAACTAGGAATCCCTCCAGACAAATTGTTGTGTTGAAGGTCTAGAACTTTGAGATCATAACAATTCCCTATGCCTGAAGGAATGCTTCCTGTCAAATTATTTCTTGAAAGATCCAAAACTTCAAGGTGAACTCCAATTGAGTCTGGGATTGCACCAGTCAGCCGGTTGCCAGATAGGGAAAGGAATATTAAATGTGGCATGATTTGACCAATATTGTTTGGAATATGACCAGAGAATTGATTATTGGAAAGATCTATTGCTAAGGCATCTGGAAGAGGAATGGGTCCTTTCAAGTGGTTATTGCTCAAATCAACAACATCAGGAACGAAACTTACATTCAACGGATTTGGCAAGCGGCCCTCTAAATGATTGAAAGAAAAATCTAAAAGATAGATAGAGCCAGATATGCCCCAAAACCAGTTCGGAATGGAGCCTGAAATACTACAGTTTGAGAGTCTTAAAACTCCCATATCTCTTTGGGATCTAAGCCAAATGGGAAAGGAAGTACCTAAGTGGCCTGACCCAAAATCCAGTTGATGAATCTGGAATGGAGGGACCCAGTTGGAACTGATATtgaaaatgagagagttttcAGACAAGAGCAAGTACTTCAGTTTAGTTAACATCAGAAAATGTGCTTCTGAGACAACACCTGTCAATTCATTGTCAGAAACATCAAGGAAGTACAACTCAGAGAGCAGTCCTAAGCTGTCTGGGAGAGTACCATTTAGCTTATTAGAGTTGAGTCCAAGATAAGCTAAATGCTGTAAATTTCCAATGAAGCTTGGAATCTCACCTTTGATATTGTTCCGTGATAAAACCAGACGTGTCAAGGACTTGAGTTTTGTGATTGAGGGACTAATCTCACCAACCAAATCAAGGCTGGAGAGATTAATGGAAATTACAGCTCCAGTGGCATTGTCACAGGCTATTCCCAGCCATTGACAGCAATTGCTTCCCTGCCATGAGGAAAGCTGGTCCACTGGATCTTGAAGACCCATTTTGAAGTCAAGAAGAACTTCTCTATCAGCTGCATTGCAGTGCACCAGTTGAGCAGTTCCACCAGATGCTAATTCTCCTGTAAAAAGGaagaatattaaaagaaatttgaAGGTCTCCATGAATATTATCAAGTGGGAGTTTTAGAAGAAAGTTTCCTATGAAAACTGATGCAGAGAGATTCACTTTGAGGAAATTTAAAGGGAAAATTGGAACAGATTTTCACAGTTTCCAAATCTTTAATTGACTAGAAAGTGATGGGTAAATGTTCAAACAGGCGTGTTCTCAGGTTTGATTAAACCTCAGCAGCAAAAGTtttctttatcttttaaattttcctATTTTTCgactcatttcttttttttttttctgaatttttttgttaatacGTGTTTGTTATAGTTGGCTTAGATTGGAAATGCTAAAGGCAAAGCTTCCTTTCTGTACCCATTATCCACGcccttttatctcatttttcaaattctgaaggaaataaattaataaaaaataataaaccgAATGACAAGCTACTTTTGGAAAAATGATAATGCTTTTTGGAAAGCAAACACAGGTcaagtttctttttctttctttttcttttttttatatattttcatgcATGGAAGGGAGGATAAAGCTTGTATTTTAGAACTCATCCATTAAATTGAAACATTTCTGTTTAaactgatttaaataatttttacatttagTTTTCgattgatttaaaataattaatctaaattatttaatagtttcatactaattattatatataatgttTTGTCAATGGGTGCATCAAGCAGCTCAAACAGCTGAATTTTatgctatttatttatttcataatggATAGAAAAAATTGAGAAAGTTATTACGAGTTAAtagaattatttatttcataaggaaataattacatatttaatataatatttaaacaagcatttgtttagagttaattaatttaaagaagaaaaagagaatttgacattaattatatataatgttCTTCCCATAATGCACGATAagcattttgtttattaattaattcttgaaGAAAATCTGATGCGTGGTAGTTAAGAAAATCTGATACATTGGAGCATAGGCGAATCTAAAAAATTTAGTCAATGAGacgatatatatttttaaaatttattagtgaaattaaaaataaaaagtatatattataataaattaattaatttaatttaatgattaaatatatttatttttaaaatttgagtagtattttaattaaaattaaaattaaaattaaaatagtgatttatattaaaactagaattaaaatttgagtagtattttaattaaatttgagtaTCTTTTCACACAGATTTAAAAGAAAAGAGCATACTTGTGATAACAAAAGTTTATTCTCAAATGTCTCTTTCTCCAAATTCTAGCTATTTTACATCCGACACttgcaaaagaaaaagaaaaagaaaaagaaagcgaAATCAGCCTGTTCTTCTCCTCATGGCTGCTTTCATTTTCTCACTTGACAATCTATAGGCAGTTCCATCCACAAATGCAAAATAAATTCCACCCCAAGACCTTTTCATTGCGAATACTAAATAAGGAAGCAATAAACCTACTGCAAATCCCACCCCAATGCTCATGTAAAACCAATTATCTGCAAACCCATTGCCATTATCATCTTCATCAGCTTTCCTTCCAGCATCTGGGTAACTGTCACCTCCATTGTTTGAACCATTGGCACACTTCACTGCAAGAGGATCTCCGCATAGTCCAGGGTTCCCAGCAAAAGAGGATGCATTAAAAGTTGACATCTGATTTGCAGAAGGTATTTTACCTGACAAGTTATTGTTTGACACATTCAAATTCTCCAGAAATGTCAATGAAGTTATGCTTTGGGGAATAGGACCTGAAAGCCTATTGCCTGATAGATCAAGAGATAACAGCTGATGCAATTCTGAAATGCTATCAGGAATCTGGCCACTGATGTGGTTTCTTGATAAGTTCAAAACCTCCAAACCAAGTAATCTTGTTATTGCTTCAGGAAGTTCTCCGCTTAAATTGTTTCCAGACAGATCTATGCTGGTTAGCAAGCAAAGAGTCCTGGTGTACGTTAATCCAAGGCCATTTATGGTCACATGTATATTCTCTTGGTAGTTGTGATTTTCATCCTCTccataaagcaaataatggttAACCTTCTGCAGTTGAGCCATGGCCTTAAGATTTCCCAGGTTAGCAGGAATGGAACCATTTAATTGGTTTTCTGCCAGGTCCAATATTTGCAGCGAGCTCGAATTTGAAAGCGTCAAGGGAAGTTCTCCTGAAAGTTTATTTGCCCTGAGACTAAGTATTCTGAGAAGCGGAAAAGCTTCTCCAACCCAAAAGGGCAATTTTCCTGTCAACATGTTGCTCCCCAAGTCCAAAGTTTCCAACTTTGATAAATTCTGAAGAGATGATGGAATTTCTCCAGAGAATTTGTTGTTGCTCAAGTGAAGTGTTTGAAGCCCATTTAGCTGACCTATAGAATTTGGAATCCCACCAGAAAAGTTGTTCTTTTGAAGGTCTAGAACAGTGAGGAAAGAACAATTTCCTATGTTTGGAGGAATGCTTCCTGCCAAATTATTTTTTGAGAGATCCAATACATCAAGTGACAACTCTCCGATTGAGGCTGGGATTCCACCAGTCAACTGGTTACTAGAAAGTGAAAGAACTTTCAAAGATGGCATCCCTTGACTGATATTTTCTGGCATACTACCATAAAACTGGTTATGAGAGAGATCTAGTAACAAGGCATTTGGAAGAGGAACAGGTCCTTTGAATTGGTTGAAGCTTAAATCAACAAATGCATAGGGAACAAGTTTGAATTTATTTGGTATATGACCCTCTAAACtattgaaagaaaagttcagaAAGCTTAGAATGCTAGTCATGTTCCAGAACCAATTTGGGATAGAACCTGAAACACCAGCCCTTGAGAAATCTAAAACTTCGATCTTTTTCTGAGATCTAAGCCAATAAGGGAAGGAAGGACCTACATGGCATGAACTCATCTCCAAGAAAATGACTTGGAAAGGAGGGACCCAATGGGAGCTGACATTTAAAATGACTGAATTATCTGACAAAATAATTTGCTCCAAGTTCTCCAACCTATGAAAATGAGCTTCTGAGATTATACCTGTCAGCTTATTAAGTGAAACATCAAGAGTAGACAACTCAGAGAGCAGTCCAATACTATCTGGCAGACTGCCATTTATGTTGTTTGATGAAAGCTTGAGGATAGTCAAGTGCTGTAAATTTCCAATAGAATAAGGGATGGAACCTTGAAGCAAGTTACTGTTCAATCGGAGTTCGACAAGATTCTCGAGTTGGCCAATTGAATTTGGTAAGCTTCCTGTCAGTTTATTTAATGAAAAGTCAATGTATTGTAAGTTAGGAAGCTTACCAATGGAGCTTGGAAACCCACCTTCAATATTATTGAAGTGAAGATCAAAATCGGTGAGAGATGTCATATTTCCAAGATGAGCAGGAAGTCTACCATGTATTTCATTGATAGATAAATCAAGAACTCGTATCTTTTTCCAGCTCCTTGTAAATAGTTGGAAGCAGCTTGCTGAGAGTTCCAGATTATAATCAAGCTTCAGTGACTGCAAATTTGGCAATTCACCAAAACCAAGTGGAATCCTCCCCGTCAACATGCTATATGAGATGTCGACAGACACAAGGCTGCTAATGTTCACAAACCAAGATGGTAACTTGGCCTTGAAGCGGCCGCCCGTAAGGCTCAAGACTTTAAGCGAAGTAAAATTAACAGAAGGAAGAGAATAGATGAAGCCTGATAAACCACAGAATTGCAAGTGCAACTCAGATAAAAGTGGAAGCTTGTTTAATGGTTCAATCCATGCTGCTCCCAAATTTGAAAGCTCTACACCACTCATTGCCAAATGCTTTAGCGAGAGAAGGCCACTCAACCATTCAAGATTCTCAACAGTTAAACCACCACAAGAGACATCAAGAAACTGCAAGCTAGAGAGGTTTCCAAGATTTGGAGGAATTGCGCCACTAAACCCAGCAATTGACACGTTTAGATAGTGCAAGTTGTGCAAATCGGACAGGAAATGAGGAATTTTACCATGGAAATTGTTCTCACTTAAATCCAGATGTTTCAACGACTTAAGTTTCGCCAGTGAAGGTCTAATCTCTCCACCTAATGGCTGAAGGCCTGATGAATTTGGGAGATCAACTGCGAGAACAGCACCAGTTGTGTTGTGACAAGCAATTCCTGACCATCCACAGCAATTGGTTCCATGCCATGAAGAGAGCCGATTCCAAGAATCATCCAGGCCCCTTTTGAGATCAAGAAGAGCTTCTCTATCAGCTGCATTGCAGTTCACTGACTGAGCAACTCCACCACATAATAATTCTCCAGATAACAGACAGATAATCCAAAGAAAGGGAAAGGTTTCCATAGATCAAACACTCAATAATGCCCTGTTTAGTAGCAGATAATTCAGAGGGATTCTCAAGAAAGTATTCTAGGAAAACTGCATGAGGTGAGTTTCATGATCTCATGATATTTAAAGGCAAAACCAGAACAAATTGGAAAGTTTTCTTAATTATGTAGAGCTGACTATAAACAGTTGCACATATGGTTTCTTGACTTGGGAGTGTTCTTCACTTCCAACTTTAATGACtgcaaattcaataattttattttattttattttattttattcgaaACTTTTatgttcattttttaattttaattccagAATTTACGGTCAGTCCTGTTAGAGAAAAGCCAAAAGCTTTTCCCATTAATAAAAGTTGCGTAAGTTCAGGCTTTGTTGATGCAGCGTATTCTCATCTCAGGTTTTTGAACCCTACCAATTAGGAATGCTTTTCTTTcgcttgtaattttttttttcttttatctttcaatatattattaccctttttattcaataaattaaaaaatcatttttttaattcagtaaatgaataaatattttactttatatgtataaaattttatacttataaaatattaattattatattttaaaaattaaaattatttactacaataataaataaaaataataatgattaaaacATATTATGTGGATTTCATTAAATCTCAGAAGatcttgataaaaaaaaatggataatttcattaaattattagtattattatctcgttaatagtaaaattattatttatatatattattttaaaaaatttatatatatttaattaatatttttataatattaattaaattataataaaataaatcatcacAGACTAACTACAAACCCAACTGAAGACTCAATCCATAACCAGTAGCCCAGAAAGCACACCCACAACCAGGAAGAAAATGGTACCGTCAAAGACAAAACCACGCCCTTTTTGTTAATACGTGTTTGTTATAGTTAGCTTAGATTGGAAATGCTAAAGGCAAAGCTTCCTTTCTGTACCCATTATGGACGCCACGcccttttatctcatttttcaaattctgaaggaaataaattaataaaaaataataaacccaATGACAAGCTACTTTTGGAAAAATGATAATGCTTTTTGGAAAGCAAACACAGGTcaagtttctttttctttctttgttttttatATTACCATGCATGGAAGGAGGGATAAAACTCATATTTTAAAACTCATGAATATGGGTTAGAATTAGATTAAAACCGTTTGGTCCAAACTAATTCAAATACTTTTTAAATCTACTTTCTTGTtagttattatatacaattttgatAATACTTTTTGAAAAGCAAACACAGGTcaagtttctttttctttctttgttttttatATTACCATGCATGGAAGGAAGGATAAAACTCATATTTTAGAACTCATGAATATAGATCAGATTAAAACCGTTCGGTCCAAacgaattcaaataattttaaatctacTTTCTTGTtagttattatatacaattttgacGTTTTTGTAAATTGTCAACGTGGAATGTGGGACATTCTACATGATAAATCAATATCTTAATAGATTTTGTTTAAATCTCATATTTGTATATTTGCAAACTTATCTCTTGTAACTGTATTTATCTTTGTACAGAATCTATTTAAAAACAATTGCAATACAATACAACACACGATTTCCATCTATTTCTCTCTTCCTTTTATGGTATCAGAGTTATAAAAAGTatacttgtttttttttttccgatcCTAAATCACCTCCGTTTCTTTAATTTGTTTCTGATTTTTCTATTGTTCACCATGTCTTCATCAAGTCCTACAAGTCTGCCTCATTCTAATGGCAAAAACTTGATTTCTTTCAATTCTAATCAGTTTCCATTGAAACTGTCTGCACAAAATTATCCTACATGGCGAGCACAAGTTCTTCCTGTTTTTCGTGGTCATAATCTTATGGGTTATGTGGATAAGTCTTTGCCACCTCCACCTGCTTTTACTCAAGTTGGTGAGGAAGACACAACAAAAGAAATAGCAAATCCAGATTATGAGTTTTGGGTTTGTCAAGATCAACTCATTCTAGCAGCGATCGTAGCTTCAACAAGTTTTTCAGCTATGCATGTTCTCTCTTCAGCGAAAACTTCAGCTGATGCATGGGAAAAACTTCGAGTTGCCTTCGCTAATAAGTCAGCAGCAAGAGTTTTATCTCTTCGTGAAAAGTTATCAACTGTTAAACGTGATAAGTTTCTGATTACCtgcaacaaataaaaaatattgcaaAAGATTTAGCTCTTTCAGGTAATCCAGTTTCTGATGTGGATTTGATTGTCTATGTTTTGAATGGTATCGGATTAGAATTTCGTGACATAGCCGCAGCAATCCGAGCTCGTGATACTATGATAAGTTATGAAGAACTTGAGGATAAACTTTTGGCTCATGAAATATATCTTAAGAGTACAGATTCCTCTTATGATCCTGTTCCATTAACTGCTCATAGTGTTCGAAAGGGTTCCTATCCCAAGCAGAATTTTCGATCTACTGGTCAAGGTAGCTCGGCTGCTTATAGGACCAGAATTGGTAATATCTCAAATTCTTATACTACTTGAAATTCTTCTAACAAGATTCAGTGTCAGATTTGTGAAAAGTCAGGACACAGTGCTCGTTAATGCTTCCGGGCTAAGgactttttcaaaaataataatccTAGACTTCAAGCTCATTCTGTTAATACTGGTAGTTCAAGTGTGACCAGTTGGGTTCTTGATACAAGTGCTTCACATCATGTCACTAACGAC
This region of Manihot esculenta cultivar AM560-2 chromosome 10, M.esculenta_v8, whole genome shotgun sequence genomic DNA includes:
- the LOC110624342 gene encoding receptor-like protein EIX2, with the translated sequence MFMETSPFLFILFLFAGELVSGGTAQLVHCNEADREVLLDFKMGLEDPMNQLFSWHGSNCCQWLGIACDNATGAVISINLSSLVLGGEIRPSFSKLKFLTHLDLSSNLFNCSIPDSFSFLEKLQYLNLASAGFSGAIPPTLGNLSSLQILDVSSYGLNVDNLDWVSGLVSLKYLSMNYVDLSKVGAEWVMALNKLPFLAELHLAGCGLSNFMYTLPSLNFTSLAVLDLACDFHFTCNHFHSKLPNWLANVSSLVSVDISHGSLRGRIPLGFSELPNLKSLKLNGNENLSASCSQLFHGSWEKIEFLDFSVNKLHGRLPASLGNMTSLFHLDLSHNDIKGEIPNSIGRLKNLTHLSLDYNLLHGLIPAAIGNLQHLAFLSLSSNKLNGTLPDSLGLLSELYFLDVSINELTSVITEAHFLMLSKLKSLFLYRNSLIFNISSNWVPPFQLHVLDIRSCHSGPSFPFWLRSQKEIRFLLLSNCSISGSIPNWFWSISGSFYHLDVSSNHLVGRLPKLLNVGLGAFMVDLSNNHLEGPIPLFDVSILDLSNNQFSGSIPNNIGQIMTSVEFLSLSGNQLNGAIPDSLGSIGYSLEVLDLSKNNLTGSIPLSIGNCFDLQIVDFQNNNLSGGIPSSMGKLFGLQILHLGKNSLSGEIHSLQSVSSLETLDLANNRFTGNIPPWIAEAFPHLRILSLRSNNFSGEIPLALFNMGSLQVLDLAENHLNGYIHANIGSLEAMTHQQNITNILFYGSFVEHQYKQYIDAMKNGIELQYTKTLALLTSIDLSGNDLHGVIPKEITKLVGLVVLNLSRNHISGQIPENISELSQLLSLDLSGNKLSGRIPLSMSSMTFLGSLNLSNNNLLGRIPYQGQMTTFSASSFVGNSGLCGNPLALKCPGDESNNSSYVGGKDEAEEGNGFIHKWFYFSIGLGFGVGLLLPFLIFAIKRTWGGVYFAYVDMVVVKLWSSRN
- the LOC110624524 gene encoding receptor-like protein EIX2; the protein is METFPFLWIICLLSGELLCGGVAQSVNCNAADREALLDLKRGLDDSWNRLSSWHGTNCCGWSGIACHNTTGAVLAVDLPNSSGLQPLGGEIRPSLAKLKSLKHLDLSENNFHGKIPHFLSDLHNLHYLNVSIAGFSGAIPPNLGNLSSLQFLDVSCGGLTVENLEWLSGLLSLKHLAMSGVELSNLGAAWIEPLNKLPLLSELHLQFCGLSGFIYSLPSVNFTSLKVLSLTGGRFKAKLPSWFVNISSLVSVDISYSMLTGRIPLGFGELPNLQSLKLDYNLELSASCFQLFTRSWKKIRVLDLSINEIHGRLPAHLGNMTSLTDFDLHFNNIEGGFPSSIGKLPNLQYIDFSLNKLTGSLPNSIGQLENLVELRLNSNLLQGSIPYSIGNLQHLTILKLSSNNINGSLPDSIGLLSELSTLDVSLNKLTGIISEAHFHRLENLEQIILSDNSVILNVSSHWVPPFQVIFLEMSSCHVGPSFPYWLRSQKKIEVLDFSRAGVSGSIPNWFWNMTSILSFLNFSFNSLEGHIPNKFKLVPYAFVDLSFNQFKGPVPLPNALLLDLSHNQFYGSMPENISQGMPSLKVLSLSSNQLTGGIPASIGELSLDVLDLSKNNLAGSIPPNIGNCSFLTVLDLQKNNFSGGIPNSIGQLNGLQTLHLSNNKFSGEIPSSLQNLSKLETLDLGSNMLTGKLPFWVGEAFPLLRILSLRANKLSGELPLTLSNSSSLQILDLAENQLNGSIPANLGNLKAMAQLQKVNHYLLYGEDENHNYQENIHVTINGLGLTYTRTLCLLTSIDLSGNNLSGELPEAITRLLGLEVLNLSRNHISGQIPDSISELHQLLSLDLSGNRLSGPIPQSITSLTFLENLNVSNNNLSGKIPSANQMSTFNASSFAGNPGLCGDPLAVKCANGSNNGGDSYPDAGRKADEDDNGNGFADNWFYMSIGVGFAVGLLLPYLVFAMKRSWGGIYFAFVDGTAYRLSSEKMKAAMRRRTG